Proteins encoded together in one Oceanobacillus iheyensis HTE831 window:
- the pheS gene encoding phenylalanine--tRNA ligase subunit alpha, which produces MKEELHAIRDEAIASVEEAKDMKSLQDLKVKYLGKKGSLTSVLRGMGKLSKEERPVIGEIANQVREQITAALDQKTEKMEEEALNEKLEKETIDVTLPGNPVHIGGKHLLTRVVEEIEDLFIGMGYEVKEGPEVETDYFNFEALNLPKNHPARDMQDTFFITNELLLRTQTSPVQARTMQAYNGEKPIKMICPGKVYRRDTDDATHSHQFRQIEGLVIDKDITLSDLKGTLDIFAKKMFGEDREIRLRPSFFPFTEPSVEMDVSCKVCSGQGCSVCKQTGWIEILGGGMVHPRVLEMSGYDPKVYSGFAFGMGQERIAMLKYGVNDIRHFYTNDIRFLTQFHQA; this is translated from the coding sequence ATGAAAGAAGAATTACACGCCATCCGTGATGAGGCAATTGCTTCTGTTGAAGAAGCAAAAGATATGAAATCATTACAGGATCTAAAAGTGAAATATTTAGGGAAGAAAGGTTCGTTAACGAGTGTTCTAAGAGGAATGGGTAAATTATCCAAGGAAGAACGCCCTGTCATTGGTGAAATAGCCAATCAAGTTCGTGAACAAATTACCGCTGCACTAGATCAAAAAACAGAAAAAATGGAAGAAGAAGCATTAAATGAGAAATTAGAGAAAGAAACGATTGACGTTACTTTACCTGGTAATCCAGTACACATAGGCGGTAAGCATTTATTAACCCGTGTTGTTGAAGAAATAGAGGATTTATTTATAGGTATGGGATATGAAGTGAAGGAAGGTCCCGAAGTGGAAACAGATTACTTTAACTTTGAAGCATTGAACCTCCCAAAAAACCATCCAGCAAGAGATATGCAGGATACATTTTTTATAACAAATGAATTGTTACTTCGCACACAAACTTCACCAGTACAGGCACGTACGATGCAGGCTTACAATGGAGAGAAGCCAATTAAAATGATATGTCCTGGTAAGGTTTATCGACGAGATACGGACGATGCGACGCACTCCCATCAATTTAGACAAATAGAAGGGTTAGTTATTGATAAAGATATTACACTAAGTGATTTAAAAGGAACGTTAGACATCTTTGCAAAAAAAATGTTTGGAGAAGATCGTGAAATTCGTCTACGTCCATCATTCTTCCCATTTACAGAGCCGTCAGTAGAGATGGATGTTTCCTGTAAAGTATGCAGTGGCCAAGGGTGCTCCGTATGTAAGCAGACTGGTTGGATTGAAATTTTAGGAGGAGGAATGGTACATCCTCGAGTTTTAGAGATGAGTGGCTATGATCCAAAAGTTTATAGCGGATTTGCATTTGGAATGGGGCAAGAGCGTATCGCAATGCTTAAATATGGCGTAAATGATATTCGTCATTTTTATACCAATGATATTCGATTCTTAACCCAATTTCACCAAGCATAA
- a CDS encoding DUF6583 family protein — MEENTSNTSKKGLSKGIIALIVGVIVLLGGTAAAFFINSSSPKATYFLAEKNSLEHVKEYVENRYSDELAWVEKSEEEAIEQNLDIGVTFNDPSSNGLQADPAIEMINNSRLMFNTQTDMEARQFYTNIGVNYNGIELNDIELAVNEGNLTLGLPFLNETLQFHDEDFGSLMYELDPYTFTGNETLNLDSILFDNMYALEEEDLEYVKEEYIMYTYDLLPEDAFESSNEDVEVNGESISAEKVTMHLSEEQTREILTNLFEKMKDDEKLKELVHEQLVNTSYVAGSDMSQLEEEINLILEDYETVFEEAIKEVETFQFNDGIQSALWIADDKVVQRELNIALAPEGDELVSLDINGQQHLTDDQIFFDFEFTADESSSLVLSGDLNSKDGIIKDNIEVSIPDAEMKLYYEGEESVSDNTRTFDRTLGFSEPYTGEGSMVWSGESTYDEDQMNSSNTVTFGTTDMPEVLALDMNIDGSIIDSVTEMDTSNIVDIGAMSSEEISTYFSTDFAEQFQQWIMQLMGGSNFN; from the coding sequence TTGGAAGAAAATACGAGTAACACTTCAAAGAAAGGCCTTTCCAAGGGAATCATCGCCTTAATAGTAGGTGTAATAGTACTTTTAGGAGGAACAGCTGCAGCATTCTTTATTAATAGTTCTTCTCCAAAAGCTACATATTTTCTTGCTGAGAAGAATTCGTTGGAACATGTAAAAGAGTATGTAGAAAATCGTTATTCGGATGAATTAGCATGGGTAGAAAAATCAGAGGAAGAGGCAATCGAACAAAACCTAGACATTGGCGTTACCTTTAATGATCCAAGCTCTAACGGATTGCAAGCAGATCCAGCGATTGAAATGATTAATAACTCTAGACTTATGTTCAATACTCAAACAGATATGGAAGCACGTCAATTTTATACAAACATTGGCGTAAACTATAATGGAATAGAATTGAATGATATTGAATTGGCTGTGAACGAAGGAAATCTTACATTAGGATTACCATTCCTTAATGAGACACTTCAATTTCATGATGAGGATTTCGGTAGCCTTATGTATGAACTTGATCCATATACGTTCACAGGAAACGAGACGCTAAATTTAGATAGCATATTATTTGATAATATGTACGCACTAGAGGAAGAAGATCTTGAGTATGTCAAAGAAGAATATATAATGTATACTTATGATTTACTACCTGAAGATGCATTTGAGAGCTCTAATGAAGATGTAGAAGTAAACGGTGAATCAATTAGTGCGGAAAAAGTTACGATGCATTTATCAGAAGAACAAACAAGAGAAATATTGACTAACCTGTTTGAAAAAATGAAAGATGATGAAAAGCTAAAAGAACTTGTCCACGAACAATTAGTTAATACTTCTTACGTAGCAGGTAGCGATATGTCACAATTAGAAGAAGAAATCAATCTCATTCTAGAAGACTATGAAACTGTATTTGAAGAAGCAATAAAAGAAGTTGAAACGTTCCAATTTAATGATGGGATTCAATCAGCTTTATGGATTGCCGATGATAAAGTAGTACAACGTGAATTGAATATTGCTTTAGCTCCAGAAGGAGACGAATTAGTTTCATTAGATATCAACGGACAACAACATTTAACAGATGATCAAATTTTCTTCGATTTTGAATTTACAGCAGATGAAAGCTCATCTTTAGTGCTCTCTGGTGACTTAAATTCTAAAGATGGTATTATCAAAGACAATATAGAAGTCTCCATTCCAGATGCTGAGATGAAATTATATTATGAAGGTGAAGAATCAGTAAGTGACAATACTCGAACGTTCGATCGAACCTTAGGGTTTAGTGAGCCATATACCGGTGAAGGAAGTATGGTCTGGTCTGGTGAATCTACTTATGATGAAGATCAAATGAATTCCAGTAATACTGTAACATTCGGAACTACAGACATGCCTGAAGTTCTTGCACTCGATATGAATATAGATGGATCTATTATTGATAGTGTAACAGAAATGGATACTTCTAATATTGTAGACATTGGAGCAATGTCCTCTGAAGAAATTTCAACTTATTTTAGCACTGATTTCGCTGAACAATTTCAGCAATGGATCATGCAATTAATGGGTGGATCGAATTTTAATTAG
- the sspI gene encoding small acid-soluble spore protein SspI, giving the protein MDLNLRKAIYSNISNNDEQQLEATIVDAIQNGEEKMLPGLGVLFELIWKHSDDQEKKEMIQSLESGVKQL; this is encoded by the coding sequence ATGGATTTAAATTTACGCAAAGCAATTTATTCCAACATTTCTAATAATGATGAGCAACAGTTAGAAGCTACTATTGTGGATGCCATTCAAAATGGTGAGGAAAAAATGCTTCCCGGTCTAGGAGTGTTATTTGAATTAATTTGGAAACACTCTGATGATCAAGAAAAAAAAGAAATGATCCAATCATTAGAATCTGGTGTAAAGCAGCTTTAA
- a CDS encoding TrmH family RNA methyltransferase, translating to MITSIKNEKVKSWKKLHRRKERLKTNTFLIDGIHLIQEALKSNWVIQELIVVEGYELPNDAKDVPVAYVSENVLKEISQTQTPQGVIAVVEMNIPKVQEDNNLIILLDAIQDPGNMGTIIRTADAAGVDAVVLGDGCVDIFNDKVIRATQGSIFHIPIYTATLEQEIHMLQTQGFTILATALHDAVEYTEVSVHNKVGLILGNEGAGIAPSLLNKANQRINIPIYGKAESLNVGIAAGILMYHLKK from the coding sequence ATGATTACTTCTATAAAAAATGAAAAAGTTAAAAGTTGGAAAAAATTGCATCGAAGGAAAGAACGTTTAAAGACGAATACATTCTTAATAGATGGTATCCATTTAATTCAAGAAGCTTTAAAAAGTAATTGGGTTATACAAGAGTTAATCGTCGTTGAAGGGTATGAATTACCTAACGATGCTAAAGATGTTCCTGTTGCGTATGTAAGTGAAAATGTATTAAAAGAAATTTCACAAACACAAACCCCTCAAGGAGTTATTGCTGTGGTAGAGATGAATATACCGAAAGTACAAGAAGATAACAATTTGATTATACTTCTTGATGCCATACAAGATCCTGGAAATATGGGGACTATAATTCGGACTGCTGATGCAGCTGGTGTAGATGCAGTTGTATTAGGTGATGGATGTGTGGACATATTTAATGATAAAGTTATCCGTGCTACGCAAGGGTCAATTTTTCATATACCTATTTATACTGCAACATTAGAACAAGAAATTCATATGTTACAAACACAAGGATTCACTATTCTTGCCACAGCACTACATGATGCAGTGGAATATACTGAAGTTAGCGTTCATAACAAGGTTGGCTTAATTTTAGGTAATGAAGGAGCGGGAATAGCTCCTTCATTATTGAACAAAGCAAATCAACGTATAAATATTCCTATTTATGGGAAAGCTGAATCATTAAATGTTGGCATTGCAGCTGGTATATTAATGTATCATTTAAAAAAATAA
- the pheT gene encoding phenylalanine--tRNA ligase subunit beta: MLVSYNWLKNYVNLDAVTPEELAAKITKSGIEVEGVEYIAEKNENIVVGYVETCEKHPDADKLNVTQVSVGEETLQIVCGAPNIAKGQKVAVAKPGAVLPGNMKIKKVKLRGVESNGMICSLQELGLEEKYIPTDIAEGIFVFPEDEDIEVGSKVDEWLNLTDAVLDLDVLANRPDALSMLGVAYEVAAVLDQPIELPTKNIDYIDEKVSDQIEINIESKDLNPYYAAFMVKDVVIKPSPLWMRNYLMASGIRPINNIVDITNYVLLEYGQPLHAFDFDRFASNQIVIRRGVEGEVIQTLDEQERKLTEDNLVITNGSEPVALAGVMGGANSEVTDKTVNVLLEAAYFEATAVRHTVRQTGLRSESSTRFEKGIDPNRIVEAGLRACQLMQRYAGGKVLQGFAEENHLDTKSTKEVKVPLTQVNQRLGMELTEKDVQSVLNRLKFDFDQDGHTFIVHVPTRRRDITIFEDMLEEIIRIHGYDHLPYTIPQGWVKSGGLTDKQLLQRKIREFMMSSGAMETLTYSLTNEQNVKRLVTPNIDLENSYPISLAMPMSEDHKYLRLSIVPELLRILQHNIARKQTDLNYFEIGKVFISEEQELTHQPTEKLHLAGAFTGLWHNHPWQQDKKQVDFFVVKGIIEGLFNYLQLNISFKQVKMKDMHPGRCAELNIDGENIGFMGQLHPKTANVFDLPETYVFEIDLESVFEKYINVPSFTDIPRYPSVSRDIAFILDTEVFSGEVQQYIQEIGAPLVKEVSIFDVYQGEHLEDGKKSVAYRLMYQDPAKTLQDDEVESSYQQIVEAVNKKFGSYVRS, from the coding sequence ATGTTAGTATCTTATAATTGGTTAAAAAATTACGTGAACTTAGATGCTGTTACACCTGAAGAACTTGCAGCAAAGATAACAAAATCAGGAATTGAAGTAGAGGGCGTCGAATACATCGCGGAAAAAAACGAAAATATAGTAGTTGGCTATGTGGAGACTTGTGAAAAACATCCTGATGCGGATAAATTGAATGTAACACAAGTGAGTGTCGGAGAAGAGACATTACAAATTGTATGTGGTGCGCCAAATATAGCTAAAGGGCAAAAAGTTGCAGTAGCTAAACCAGGAGCGGTACTGCCGGGGAATATGAAAATAAAAAAAGTAAAACTTCGCGGTGTGGAATCTAACGGAATGATTTGCTCGCTACAGGAACTTGGATTAGAAGAGAAGTATATACCAACAGATATTGCAGAAGGAATATTTGTATTCCCAGAAGATGAGGATATCGAAGTTGGATCAAAAGTAGATGAGTGGTTGAATTTAACAGATGCAGTTTTAGACTTAGACGTCTTAGCAAATCGCCCTGATGCACTTAGTATGCTAGGAGTAGCTTATGAAGTGGCAGCTGTTTTAGATCAACCGATTGAATTGCCAACTAAAAATATCGATTATATTGATGAGAAAGTATCTGATCAGATAGAAATAAATATTGAATCCAAAGATTTAAATCCGTACTACGCAGCATTCATGGTTAAAGATGTAGTGATTAAACCTTCGCCTTTATGGATGAGAAATTACTTAATGGCTTCAGGAATTCGACCAATTAATAATATCGTTGATATTACGAATTATGTTCTTTTAGAGTATGGTCAACCATTGCATGCATTTGATTTCGATCGTTTTGCTTCAAATCAAATTGTTATTCGCAGAGGGGTTGAAGGGGAAGTAATCCAAACATTGGATGAACAAGAAAGAAAACTAACCGAAGATAATCTTGTAATTACTAATGGAAGTGAGCCTGTTGCCTTAGCAGGGGTAATGGGAGGAGCAAATAGTGAAGTTACGGATAAGACGGTTAACGTTTTATTAGAAGCTGCATATTTCGAAGCTACAGCAGTAAGACATACGGTGAGGCAAACTGGGCTGCGAAGTGAATCAAGTACCCGGTTTGAAAAAGGTATTGATCCTAATCGAATCGTTGAAGCGGGGTTAAGAGCATGTCAATTAATGCAGAGATATGCTGGTGGCAAAGTACTACAGGGATTTGCCGAAGAAAATCATCTTGATACAAAATCAACAAAAGAAGTGAAAGTTCCGCTCACCCAAGTAAATCAAAGACTAGGCATGGAATTAACAGAAAAGGATGTGCAGTCTGTCTTGAATCGATTAAAATTTGATTTTGATCAAGATGGCCATACATTTATTGTTCATGTGCCAACTCGTCGTAGAGATATTACGATTTTTGAGGATATGTTAGAAGAAATTATCCGTATTCATGGATATGATCATTTACCATATACAATTCCACAAGGTTGGGTGAAATCTGGCGGCCTAACAGATAAGCAACTACTGCAACGGAAAATAAGAGAGTTTATGATGAGCAGTGGAGCAATGGAAACATTGACATATTCTTTAACTAATGAGCAAAATGTAAAGCGATTAGTTACGCCTAATATTGATTTAGAAAATAGTTATCCAATTTCATTAGCTATGCCAATGAGTGAGGATCATAAATATTTACGTCTAAGTATTGTGCCAGAATTGCTACGTATATTACAGCATAACATTGCTCGTAAGCAAACAGATTTAAATTACTTTGAAATAGGAAAAGTATTTATTTCAGAAGAACAAGAATTGACGCATCAACCAACTGAAAAATTGCACTTAGCTGGGGCATTTACAGGATTATGGCATAATCATCCTTGGCAGCAAGATAAAAAGCAGGTTGACTTCTTTGTGGTTAAAGGAATTATTGAAGGCTTATTCAACTATTTGCAGTTAAATATTTCCTTTAAACAGGTTAAAATGAAGGATATGCATCCAGGTCGATGTGCTGAACTTAATATTGATGGAGAAAATATAGGATTTATGGGTCAATTACATCCAAAAACAGCAAATGTTTTTGACTTACCGGAGACATATGTTTTTGAGATAGACTTAGAGTCTGTATTTGAAAAATATATAAATGTGCCATCCTTTACAGATATTCCAAGGTATCCATCCGTATCTCGTGATATTGCATTTATTCTTGATACTGAAGTATTCTCAGGAGAGGTACAACAGTATATACAAGAAATTGGAGCACCATTAGTAAAGGAAGTTTCTATCTTTGATGTATATCAAGGGGAACACCTGGAAGATGGGAAAAAATCTGTCGCCTATCGTTTAATGTATCAAGATCCTGCAAAAACACTGCAAGATGACGAGGTAGAAAGTTCTTATCAACAAATTGTAGAAGCTGTAAATAAGAAATTTGGTTCTTACGTTCGATCTTAA